One window of Nymphaea colorata isolate Beijing-Zhang1983 chromosome 11, ASM883128v2, whole genome shotgun sequence genomic DNA carries:
- the LOC116263632 gene encoding 18.8 kDa class V heat shock protein: MAAFLAMDASRWSSSFSNRSHIDWAVTPEAYIFSASLPGNDHKNNGRRRHHLPPSEENVTLDSIVFTFVFKLAGARKEEITLGIEDSQYVCIETESVGGGRRGLWRKFRLPDGVDVARVSAEFRNGVLSITVPRLAPVPLPPVPTTRFRVDPGDVAADNHHAVARAA; encoded by the coding sequence ATGGCGGCTTTCCTGGCGATGGATGCTTCGCGATGGTCGTCATCCTTCAGCAACCGTAGCCATATCGATTGGGCCGTGACGCCTGAAGCCTACATCTTCTCCGCCTCCCTTCCTGGTAACGATCACAAGAACAATGGCCGCAGGCGCCATCATCTACCCCCATCAGAAGAGAATGTTACCCTCGACTCGATTGTATTTACATTTGTTTTCAAATTGGCAGGTGCGAGGAAAGAGGAAATCACGTTGGGGATCGAGGACTCCCAGTACGTTTGCATCGAGACCGAGTCGGTCGGTGGCGGGAGAAGGGGGTTGTGGAGGAAATTCCGGCTGCCGGACGGGGTGGACGTGGCCCGTGTCTCAGCAGAGTTCCGGAACGGAGTCTTGTCCATTACCGTTCCGAGGTTGGCGCCGGTCCCGCTGCCCCCCGTCCCTACCACAAGGTTCAGGGTCGACCCGGGGGACGTAGCCGCCGATAACCACCATGCTGTCGCGCGAGCGGCGTAA
- the LOC116264672 gene encoding B2 protein-like: MASQFSFWQLGDELRGQSKVSEDHKWLMVASKLAEQTKVKGERNNLDFTKTPLEPKVKDKTRTQDENKYETLNLDLLNLDSKVNESASKNSFRSGFYSMNAVYQKGYSNNNVNNSSSHTNNIIGKAKYSNDNIIKNCKDNNVGKENNVSNNNNVPNNITSTNTGPFDKRFKTLPSTEMLPRNQTLGGYIFVCNNDTMQEDLKRQLFGLPQRYRDSVRAITPGLPLFLYNYTTHQLHGIFEASSFGGTNIDPTAWEDKKCKGESRFPAQVRIQVRKLCKPLEEDSFRPVLHHYDGPKFRLELSVPETLALLDLCEQQSM; this comes from the exons ATGGCCAGCCAGTTCTCCTTTTGGCAGTTAGGGGATGAACTACGAGGGCAGTCAAAGGTTTCTGAAGACCATAAATGGCTGATGGTAGCATCTAAATTAGCTGAACAGACAAAGGTGAAAGGTGAAAGGAACAATCTTGATTTTACCAAGACTCCGCTAGAGCCAAAAGTGAAGGATAAAACTCGAACTCAGGATGAGAACAAGTATGAAACCCTCAATCTCGACTTGCTAAACTTAGATAGCAAAGTGAATGAGTCTGCCTCCAAAAACTCTTTCCGAAGTGGCTTCTACAGCATGAACGCTGTGTATCAGAAAGGATATAGCAACAATAATGTCAATAACAGCAGTTCTCACACAAACAACATTATAGGGAAGGCTAAATATAGCAATGACAACATTATAAAAAACTGCAAGGACAACAACGTTGGGAAGGAAAACAACGTTTCCAACAATAATAATGTCCCCAACAACATCACCAGCACCAATACTGGTCCCTTTGATAAGCGATTCAAGACGCTGCCCTCGACAGAAATGCTGCCACGAAATCAGACTCTTGGAGGTTATATTTTTGTCTGCAACAATGATACCATGCAAGAAGATCTGAAGCGACAACTTTTCG GCTTACCTCAGAGGTACCGTGATTCTGTTCGAGCAATTACTCCAGGGTTGCCATTATTCTTGTATAACTATACCACCCATCAGCTGCACGGAATATTTGAG GCTTCCAGCTTTGGTGGTACTAATATTGATCCAACAGCATGGGAAGACAAAAAATGTAAAGGTGAATCGAGGTTTCCTGCACAG GTGAGAATTCAGGTGAGGAAGCTTTGCAAACCATTGGAGGAAGATTCGTTCAGGCCAGTTCTGCATCACTATGATGGCCCAAAGTTCCGTCTTGAGCTCTCAGTGCCAGAG ACATTGGCACTGTTGGATTTATGCGAACAACAGAGCATGTGA